The following is a genomic window from Loktanella sp. M215.
CTGTGGATCGAACGCTATCACGTGGCGACCTGGCTGGAATACATCCGTGACCGGCAGCGCCGGACCCGTGCCGATCAGGAGAACTCTCAACAGATCCGCGCGTTGCATATCGAAGGGCATGCCCCCCGCGTCCACCGGATGATCGAACGCCCCGTCGGATCGGCGTCGTCAGAGCATACGCCCGGCGGGCAGGAGGCCGGCGATCCGATGACGGACCCGACGCGGGCGAACTAGAAGGCTGGCGACGGGGCGGATGATAAGCTATCCTCCTTTAGCGTACGTATTATGAAGGAGTGCGTTGTGGGCCGGATCAAGGTGAACCTGACGCTGGATGAACAGGTGGCAGCGGATGCACGGTCGCTCGGGCTGAACATGTCTCGCTTGGCCGAGGCTGCGATCAGCGATGCCGCAAAGGCAGAGCGCAACCGCCTGTGGCGCGCGCAGAACGCGGCGGCCATCGCCACCTATGCCGCAGAGGTGGCACAGGACGGCTTGCCGCTGGCCCGTTTCAGAAGTTTCTGACGCGTGGCGCAATTCGACCTTTATCGGCTGGACGGCGACCAGCTTGTCGTCGATCTGCAGACCGATCTGATCGGGATTGACGCCTCTCGGGTCGTGGCACCGCTGCGCGACGCGGGGCGTTATGCCGCGTTTCCGGGTCTGACGCCGTCCGTGGAATTTGACGGGACGACTTGGATCGTCCGGGTGCAGGAACTGGCGGCGGTGCCGGGCGGGGTCCTGAAGGCGCCGGTCGGATCATTGGCCGCGCACCGGGATGCGTTGAAACGGGCGTTGGACATCCTGATCGACGGCGTCTGAGCGGGCGGTCAACCTGTCAGGGCATCGGCGGCGCGGAACAGGCGCCTCGGGGGCAGGGTTTTCCGTTTCTGCGTCATGCGGATCCACCGCGGCACGTCGCAGCCGGGCATGGGGCGGGACACGCCGAAGCCCTGAATGTGATCGCAGCCCAGGGCATTGAGGACAAGACGCTCCTCCGGCGTTTCGACGCCTTCGGCCAGCGCATCCATTCGCAGGGCATGTGCCAAGCCGATCATTGCAGCGGTGATCTTGGCGAGTTCCGAATACGGGTGAATGTCCTTCACGAAACTCTGGTCGATCTTGATGCGGTCGACCTTGAAATTGCGCAGGTTCGCGATCGAGGCATGCGCCGTCCCGAAATCATCCAGTTCGATCCGGAAGCCCGCGTCGGACAGATCGTGAATGTTCTGCAGCATCTGGGGCGCCGTGCTGTCGATCATCGCGCTTTCCAGAATTCCGACCGCGATCAGCGTCATCGGCAGGCCAAAGCGATCTGCGGCACCCACCAGCCTTTCCACCAGATTGACGTGACGCAACCGGTCCGCCGTCAGGTTGAGGGACAGTTGCGGGATCGTCAGACCCGTATCCAGCCAGCCCCGCATCGTGGAAAATGCGTGGTCGACAAGATGTGAATCGAGGCTTTCCAGCAGATCTGCGTCCTTGGCCGCATCCAAAAAATGAAACGGCGTCAGCAGGCCGCGGGTGGGGTGATGCCACCGCGCCAGCACCTCGATCCCGACCAGATGACCTGAGCGCCCTTCGATCTGGGGTTGGAAAAAGGGCTCGAACTCGTTGTTCTGCAGACCCTGCCGGATCTGACCCTGCAAGGCTTCGCATTCCTCGACGCGGGTGCGCAAGCTGGGCGTGAAGAAACGGTAGGTGCTGCGCCCACCGTTTTTCGCAGTGTAAAGGGCCAGATCCGCGTTCGCCAAGTGCCGGTCCAGCGGGATGCCGTCCGACCGGTTGCCATAGGCGATGCCGATGCTGGCGCCGACAGTGCAGGTCCGGTCGTTGAAGAAGAATGGTTTCGCGATATCGGTGATGATGTGGGCGGCCCGCTCGGCCATGGCCGTTTCCGGCATCCGTTCGAAGAACAGCAGCGTGAACTCGTCCCCGCCCAGCCGTGCGATGAAATCCTCGCGGCGGATATGAAAAGCCATCGCCTTCGCGGCATGCCGCAGGGCGGCGTCACCGGCCGCGTGGCCCAGCCCGTCGTTGATCTGCTTGAACCTGTCGAGGTCGATCTGCATGACCGTGACGTGATCGTCCGGCCAGCCGCCCTTGTTTGCCCGGTTCATCACCTCGTGAAACGCGCGGCGGTTCGGCAATGCCGTCAGTTCGTCGGTCAGGGCCAGTCGTTCCATGTCGCGCCCGCCAAGGTCCGCCACAAGCCGCGCGGCAGAGACGACACAGCCGATGGTGGTCGACAGTTCGGTCGTCACGAATCGTGCCAATTCTGCCAGACCGACGGGATCGGGATCGCCGCCCTTTGCGAACCGGGTGATGACGTGGCGCGCCATGTCTTCGAAACAGGTGAAGGTCCGGATCGCGTCGCGGGTAAAGGCACCGTTCATCATCCGGATCAGCGCCGGGTCCGCGTCTTTCAGCAGCGTGACATCGGCGTTGCGCAGATCGGACCAGACGCCGATGATCTTTCCCAACAACTGGCGGGCCTGATGCCCTGTCGGGGTCGCATCGCTGGCCATCAGATGGGGGCCATGACCTGCATCGCGAAGCTGTGGCACAGCACATGCAGTTCGGTGGCGTTCATGACCAAAAGTGACAGCGGGGATGCCGGCGGACAGCACAGGGGCGGCTGGGGTGCTGCGGCGTCAATGGGCACGATGGCCGGCACCTTCTAGCATGGTTTCGCAGACCGCCCCGAGGGCCGCGGTCCATGCGGCCCGGTAGTCGGCAGACCATTCGTCCCGCATCAAGGTAGACATGGTTTCGATCAGCACGTCCGTCACGATGGCATAGTGGCCGGGCTCTGCCCCGTAATCGACATGGCGCTTGCCCAAGGCCATCAGCGCCAGCCGGATCTGGTCGAGGTTGTCGGCGCTTTCGACGATCATCACGATGGATTGCCAAAGTTTTTCGCATTGTTCGAACATGTCCTCTGAAAACAGGGGGCGCACGGCGGGCGCGGTCTGGAAAAGTTTGACGTAGAACGCGTCGGTCGCCGCCACGTTCGACGCCGCCAGCCGTTCGGCAGACCTGCGTATCAAATCGATCTGTACGTCCGACAGCATGATTCTACCTGTTGCAACGGGTGGGCCAACGCCGTCGTAGATCGATAACGATAACAACGGGTGAACCGCATCCGCAACTTGGCGGTGGACACCGGACCGTCTAACGCGAGAGTTTCACTGCGGTCGGTCGCCTGCGTCTCGCCATGACGGGTGCGATGGGATATTGCCGTGGTCAGGCGCAATCTGCTGAAGGACCCTGTCATGGCCGGACTTTATTTCGAAGACTTTCATGTCGGGCAGACCTTTCGACACGAGTTGACCCGCACGGTAACCGAAGCGGACAACACCATGTTCAGCCTGATGTCGATGAACCCGCAGCCGCTGCATATCGACGCGCATTTCGCGGAAGGGACCGAATGGGGGCAGCGCCTGTTCAACTCCATGTTCACGCTGGCGATCATGGTGGGCCTCAGCGTGCAGGACACGACCCTTGGCACGACGATCGGCAACCTGGGCTTTTCGGACGTCACCTTTCCCGCACCCGTGTTTCATGGCGATACGCTACGGGCAGAGACGAACGTCTTGGCGGTGCGACCCAGCAAGTCCCGCTCGACGCAGGGCATCGTCACGTTCGAGCATCTGTGCTTCAAACAGGACGGCACATTGGTCGCCAGATGCGAGCGTGCAGCACTGATGAAAACACGCGGGGGGGCGAACTGATGCGCAGTTTTCTGTTCGTGCCCGGCGACAGCCCCCATAAATTCGCCAAGGCCCGCACCGGCGAGGCCGATGCGCTGATCCTCGATCTGGAGGATTCAGTGGCGGCCAGCGCCAAGGATGCCGCGCGGGGCACCGTGGCCGAAATGCTGGATGCGCCGCGCGAAGGGCCCGCGCTTTTCGTGCGGGTCAATGCGCTGGATACGGGGCTGACGCTGGCCGATCTGGCCGCCGTGATGCCGCACCGCCCGGACGGGATCGTGCTGCCCAAGTGCGAAAGCCCCGCTGACCTGCGCAGGGTGGCGCATTACCTTGCCGCGTTCGAAGCGGCGCATGACCTGCCGTCGACAAAGATCCTCGCGATCGTCACCGAAACCGCTGCCTCGCTGTTCACCACCGGGCAGTATGCGGGCGTGGACGCGCGTCTGTGGGGGATGATGTGGGGTGCCGAAGACCTTGCCGCCTCGCTTGGCGCGCGCGAAAACGGGGCACGGCAGGGCTATCACGAGCCGTTTCGTCTGGCGCGGAACCTGTGTCTGGCAGGGGCGGCAGCGGCGGGCGTGGTCGCCGTGGATACCATCTGCGCCGTACTGGATGATCTAAGTGTGATCGAGGGCGAGGCCGCTGCGGCGCGCCGCGACGGATTTGGCGCCAAGGCGGTGATCCATCCCAAGCATGTCGCTGTCGTCAATACCGCCTTTACCCCGACACAGGTAGAGCTGGACTGGGCGCAGAAGGTGCTGGACGCCTTCGCCGCCGACCCCGGTGCGGGTGTCGTGCGGATCGACGGGCAGATGATCGACAAACCCCACGAACGCGCCGCCCGCAAGATCATGGCGGCCGCCGGCATCGGGGATTGACACCGCGATTGGTCGCGGAAAAGCCGCGCCCCGCGCTTGAAACCCCGTGATTTGCACGGCGCGCTCAATGAAAAATGGCGGGACATCAGACCCAAGACAGACCAGTGCCGGATCCGTTATGACACCGCCGATGCGCAGGGCGGTGGCCAGAACCGCCCCTTTGCAAAGGCTGTCAGGGCGGGCGGATCATCGCCATCGCGGGCAGGGGGACTTTGCCGCGTGGGCGATCAGGCCGGCAGGAGGACCTGACGGGCTACGCGTGGCCAGTCCTTGTGGTTCAAGGCAGCCTCTGCCAGCGCGCCCGGCAACGACTGATTGAAGAAGGCCTGATCGGGCGTTTTGCTGTTGAGCGATGAGTGAGGTCGCCGGCTGTAGTAAATGCCCAGTTAACGCCCGATGGCGGCACGGGCTTCCGAGACGCTCGCGCAGGCGTGAGTTGTGGTCAGCAAACTGTCGGTGCTTCTGGTTGGTGATGCGTCCGAGCCTGCGAGGCTGACACCGACGAGGGCTGGGATCGTCAGGGCTGACGAAACTTCACCGCAGACGGCTGCCGTCGGCGGCGAAAAGGTAACTCTTGGCGGTATCGAACCCGAGCCCCACGGTATCGCCGACGCGGGCCGGATGCTGGCCGAACATGCGGATTGTGGCAACTTCATCGGGTCGGGTCTGCACCACGATATTCGTGTCGCCCCCCAGCCTTTCCACATGGGTGACCGTCCCTTGCAGCGCACTGTCGGGGTCGAGCCGCAGATCCTCTGGCCGAATGCCGAGTTCCGCGCCCGCAGGGGCATCGTCCGGCGGGGTCAGAAAGTTCATCGCAGGTGCGCCGAGAAATCCGGCGACGAAGCGATTGGCAGGGTTGTTATAAAGCTCCATCGGTGTGCCGATCTGTTCGACGCGGCCGTCGCGCAGCACGACGATGCGGTCGGCCAAGGTCATCGCTTCGGTCTGGTCGTGTGTCACGTAGATCATGGTGGCGCCAAGGGTACGGTGCAGCTGCGCGATCTCGATCCTTGTGTTCATGCGCAGGGCGGCATCGAGGTTCGACAAGGGTTCGTCGAACAGGAACAGCTTTGGTTGGCGTACGATCGCGCGCCCGATGGCGACGCGCTGGCGCTGGCCGCCGGACAGTTCTGCCGGCCGGCGGGTCAGGTAGGGAGCGAGGTTCAGGATCCGTACCGCCTCGGCCAGTCGCGCGGCGATGACGTCCTTGGGCGCGCCTTCCTGCTTCAGGCCAAGTGTCATGTTGTCCGAGACGTTCAGGTGCGGGTAAAGGGCGTAACTCTGGAACACCATTGCGATACCACGCTTTGCGGGCGGCACTGAGTTGACGCGCTGGCCGCCAATTTCGACGGTGCCCGATGTGGCATCTTCCAGGCCCGCGATGACGCGCAACAACGTTGATTTTCCGCAGCCCGAGGGACCGACGAAGACGACGAATTCGCCCTTTTCCACGGTCAGGTCGATGCCGTGCAGCACCTTGACGGTGCCGAACGCCTTGCTGACGCCGTCGAGTTTCAGGCTGGTGTCGGTCATGGGGTATCCTTGAGCGCGACGGGATAGCCCGTCCGGATGGAATGATCAGCGGCGAGGCAGATCGCCAGCGACTGCACCGCGTCGGCCATGTGGCGCGACAGGTCGACGTCGTTCGCTATGGCGTCCAACAACCACGCCTGTTCGGCGTCGCACAGCGCCTGATGCCCCGGCTCGTCGGGCATGTCGATCAATGTGTCGCCGGTCAGGCGGTGGACCTTGATCGCGCCAACCTTCGTGTGGCCATCCACGTCGTCGGACCGGCCGGTATTGCCCTCGGTGATCGACACGGCGCCGTTCGGCGAGACGATATCCTTCACGAAACTCGCGGTCTCGGACATCATCGGGCCCCAGCCGGCCTCGTACCAGCCGACCGAACCATCGTCGAACACGACCTGAAACTGGCCGTAATTGTACATGCCCTCGGGCAGCTCGTCGGACAGGCGCAGACCCATGCCGTTGACGCGGACGGGCTGGGCGTCGGTGATCTGGCACATGACGTCGACGTAATGCACGCCGCAATCGACGATGGGCGATGTCGTCTGCATCAGCGCCTTGTGGGTGTCCCAGGTCGGACCGGTCGATTGCTGATTCAGATTGAGGCGAAAGACATAAGGCCCGCCAAGCCCACGGGCCTCTGCGATCAGGCGCTGCCAGCTGGGGTGGTGGCGCAGGATGTAGCCGACGCCCAGCTTGCGGTTCAGGCGTTCCGCCGCGGCCACGACACGGCGGGCGTCGGCGACGCTGGTGGCAAGGGGCTTTTCGACAAAGACGTGGGCGCCTGCCTCCATCGCCGCTATGGCGTAGTCGGCGTGACTATCGGAATAGGTCGCGACGACGACAAGGTCGGGCTGCGTCTGCGCCAGCGCCTCGGCGTAGTCGGTAAACAGCGGATAGCCTTGCAAATCGACCGGCAGGTCGACGGGTGAACGGTTCACCAGTCCGACGATCTGCGCGTCTGGATGATCGTGGTGGGCCAGTGCATGGCTGCGCCCCATGTTGCCAAGGCCGGCGATAAGGATCTTCATTTGACGGCTCCTGATGTGATGCCGCGGATCAGCTGCCGCGAAAAGATGACGTAAAGGACCATGACCGGCAGGATCGCCAGCGACAGCGCCGAGAGGACGGCATTCCAGTCCGTTACAAACTGGCCGATGAAGACCTGAGAGCCCAAGGTCAGCGTCTTGACGTCTTCCGACGGCGCCAGGATCAGCGGGAACCACAGGTCGTTCCAGATCGGGATCATGTTGAACACCGCGACCGTCGCCATCGCAGGGCGGACCAGCGGCAGCACAAGGCGGAAGAAGATCGCGTATTCCGATAGTCCGTCGATCCGGCCAGCATTTTTCAGATCGTCGGACACCTGCCGCATGAACTCTGACAGGATGAAGACCGCCAGCGGCAGACCCTGCGCCGTGTAGACGAGGATCAACGCCCAGAGGGTGTTCACCAGCCCGCTCGCCACCATCATCTGCAGGATCGCCACGGTGCCGATGCGGATCGGGATCATGATGCCGAGTGCAAGGTAGAGGCCCATCAGCGTATTGCCCTTGAAGCGATACTCGGCCAGCGCGAAGGCCGCCATCGCGCCGAACAGCAGGATGAAGAACAGCGACACGACAGTGACGATCATCGAGTTCTGGAAATAGCCGAAGAAATCGCCCTGCTTCAGCACCGTCTGGTAGCCGATCAGCGAGAAGCTGTCGGCGTTTGGCAGCGCCAAGGGTTCGCGAAAGATCGCCTTGCGCGCCTTGAAGCTGTTGATGACGATCACGAAGACCGGGAACAGCGCAATCAACATGTAGGCGATCAGCGCCACGTGGGCGGCCACGGTGTTCAGGGGGTTGGTCCGCGCGGTGCTCATCTGACCCTCAGAACTGGTAACGGCGGATGCGCGTCTGGATGCCGAAAAGATACAGGCACACGCCGATCAGGATGACCCCGAACATCGCACTGGCAATGGCCGACCCCATGTAGGGATCGCCCAATTGCAGCTGAAAGCCAAAGAATGTGCGATAGAGGAACGTGCCGAGGATGTCGGAGGCGAAGTTCGGCCCCGCCAGCGCGCCCTGCGCCGCATAGATCAGGTCGAAGGCGTTAAAGTTCGCCACGAAGGTCAGGATCGAGATGATGCCGATCGAGGGCAGGATCAACGGCAGCTTGATCTTCCAGAAGGCGCCCCAGCCGGTGATGCCGTCGCATTCCGCGGCTTCCAGCACCTCGTCCGGGATCGACAGCAAGGCGGCGTAGATCAGCATCATCGGGATGCCGACGAACTGCCAGACAGAGATCAGGGCGAGCGTGGTGAGCGCCGAACTTTCCTTGCCCAGCCAGGGCGAGAAAAGGGATTTCAGGCCAACCGCATCCAGCATGCCCGGTGCGATGCCCCAGATCGGCGAGAGGATCAGTTTCCACGCGAAGCCGACGATGACGAAGGACAGGATCGTGGGGACGAAGATCGCGGTGCGGTAGATGCCCGAAAACCGCAGGCGCGGGTTCGACAGGATCGCGGCGAGGGCGATGCCGATGGGGTTCTGCACCGCCATGTGAATGACGAAAAACCAGCAGTTGTTGACCAGCGCGTTCCAGAACTGCCTCGACCAGTTGGGGTCGCCGAACAGCGTCTTGAAGTTGGCCAGCCCGACGAAGACCGCCCCGCCATCGCCCTTGTTGAACAGGGCCAGCCGCAAGGTGTCGAACAGGGGAATGATCATGATGGCCGTATAGACCAGCACCGCGGGGGCCAGAAAGACGGCAATGTGCCAGGGTCTGCGGGGTCTGTCGGTCATGGCGGCCCTTCGGATGGATGGCCCCGGCACGGTTGCCGGGGCCGGTTCGCTTACTCTGCGGGCTTGTACCACGTGTTGAGGCCGTCCTGCAGGCGCTTTCCGGCATCCTGCGGCGTCTCTTCACCCTTGATGACCTGCGCAGACGCGTTCCACGTCTCGTTTTCCAGGTTTGGGGTGCCGCGCGACAGGATCTGGTATGTGGACCGGATTGTCGATTTGCAGGTGTCGCGCCAGCTGACGAATTCCTGCGCCAGCGGGTCCTCCAATTTGACCGGTTCACTGGACAGCGGGAAGAATCCCGGCAGGGCGTTGGCGTAGAGCGATGCGAACTCGGGGCTTGCGACCCAATCCAGGAAAGCCTTGGATTCTTCGGGGTGTTCGGTCGCCTTGTTCATGCCGATCGCGATGTCGACGTGATCCGAGATGTAGCAGTCGTCGCCCGCTGCTGGCACGGGTGGCGGGAAGGCCCCCATTTCGAAATCCGCGAGGCCGTTGAAGCCCGAGATTTCCCACGACCCGGCGGGATAGATCGCGGCGCGGCCGAGGGTGAAGAGGTTCTGGCTGTCGGGGTAGGTCTGTGCCTCGAACCCGTCGCCAAGGTAGTCCTTCCAGCGGGCCAGCTGCTCGAATGGCGCAACCCAGTCTGCGTCGGTCAGCTTCTGCTCGCCCTTGATCAGGGCCGTGCGGCCTTCCTCGCCCTTCCAATAGTTCGGGCCGATGTTCTGATAGCCCATCGTGGCGGCTTCCCACTGGTCGTTGGTGCCCATCGCCATCGGGATGTAGGTGCCGTCTTCCTTGATCTTGTCGAGGACGGCAAAGAAGTCGTCGACGGTTTTCGGAACGTCCAGTCCCAGTTCGGCAAAGGCGTCCTTGTTGTAGATGAAACCGTGGATCACCGAGGCCATCGGCACGCAGAAGGTGGCGCTGCCGTCGTCGGTGGACCAGCCGGATTTTGCCACATCGGAAAAGTTCGCCATGCCGGGCAGGTCGGAGAGGTCCTCAAGCTTGCCGCCGTCATAGAGGGCCAGCGACGCGTCGAAGGGGCGGCAGGTGATCAGGTCACCGGCGGACCCTGCGTCCAGCTTGGAGTTCAGCACGGCGTTGTATTCAGCCGGGGCCGAGGGGGCGAAGTTCAGCTTGATGCCGGGATGGGATGCCTCGAAGGCGGGGATGATCTGGTCCTGCCAGATCGACAGGTCGTCGTTGCGCCAGCTTTCGATGGTCAGCGTGACGTCCTGCGCAAAGGCCGACCCCGCCAGCAGGGTCGAGGCCAGCAGTGTGGCGGTAAAGGTGCGGTAGGTCATTGTCGTCTCCCAGGTGTTGAAGGTGAGCAGCCCGTTCTAGCGGGGGTCTTGGTCTTGCAGCGCCGCGAGCGCCGGGCGCAGGTGGCCGTGATGATGG
Proteins encoded in this region:
- a CDS encoding type II toxin-antitoxin system CcdA family antitoxin — encoded protein: MGRIKVNLTLDEQVAADARSLGLNMSRLAEAAISDAAKAERNRLWRAQNAAAIATYAAEVAQDGLPLARFRSF
- a CDS encoding CcdB family protein, with translation MAQFDLYRLDGDQLVVDLQTDLIGIDASRVVAPLRDAGRYAAFPGLTPSVEFDGTTWIVRVQELAAVPGGVLKAPVGSLAAHRDALKRALDILIDGV
- a CDS encoding putative bifunctional diguanylate cyclase/phosphodiesterase, producing MASDATPTGHQARQLLGKIIGVWSDLRNADVTLLKDADPALIRMMNGAFTRDAIRTFTCFEDMARHVITRFAKGGDPDPVGLAELARFVTTELSTTIGCVVSAARLVADLGGRDMERLALTDELTALPNRRAFHEVMNRANKGGWPDDHVTVMQIDLDRFKQINDGLGHAAGDAALRHAAKAMAFHIRREDFIARLGGDEFTLLFFERMPETAMAERAAHIITDIAKPFFFNDRTCTVGASIGIAYGNRSDGIPLDRHLANADLALYTAKNGGRSTYRFFTPSLRTRVEECEALQGQIRQGLQNNEFEPFFQPQIEGRSGHLVGIEVLARWHHPTRGLLTPFHFLDAAKDADLLESLDSHLVDHAFSTMRGWLDTGLTIPQLSLNLTADRLRHVNLVERLVGAADRFGLPMTLIAVGILESAMIDSTAPQMLQNIHDLSDAGFRIELDDFGTAHASIANLRNFKVDRIKIDQSFVKDIHPYSELAKITAAMIGLAHALRMDALAEGVETPEERLVLNALGCDHIQGFGVSRPMPGCDVPRWIRMTQKRKTLPPRRLFRAADALTG
- a CDS encoding globin domain-containing protein — translated: MLSDVQIDLIRRSAERLAASNVAATDAFYVKLFQTAPAVRPLFSEDMFEQCEKLWQSIVMIVESADNLDQIRLALMALGKRHVDYGAEPGHYAIVTDVLIETMSTLMRDEWSADYRAAWTAALGAVCETMLEGAGHRAH
- a CDS encoding MaoC family dehydratase codes for the protein MAGLYFEDFHVGQTFRHELTRTVTEADNTMFSLMSMNPQPLHIDAHFAEGTEWGQRLFNSMFTLAIMVGLSVQDTTLGTTIGNLGFSDVTFPAPVFHGDTLRAETNVLAVRPSKSRSTQGIVTFEHLCFKQDGTLVARCERAALMKTRGGAN
- a CDS encoding HpcH/HpaI aldolase/citrate lyase family protein, with the protein product MRSFLFVPGDSPHKFAKARTGEADALILDLEDSVAASAKDAARGTVAEMLDAPREGPALFVRVNALDTGLTLADLAAVMPHRPDGIVLPKCESPADLRRVAHYLAAFEAAHDLPSTKILAIVTETAASLFTTGQYAGVDARLWGMMWGAEDLAASLGARENGARQGYHEPFRLARNLCLAGAAAAGVVAVDTICAVLDDLSVIEGEAAAARRDGFGAKAVIHPKHVAVVNTAFTPTQVELDWAQKVLDAFAADPGAGVVRIDGQMIDKPHERAARKIMAAAGIGD
- a CDS encoding ABC transporter ATP-binding protein, translating into MTDTSLKLDGVSKAFGTVKVLHGIDLTVEKGEFVVFVGPSGCGKSTLLRVIAGLEDATSGTVEIGGQRVNSVPPAKRGIAMVFQSYALYPHLNVSDNMTLGLKQEGAPKDVIAARLAEAVRILNLAPYLTRRPAELSGGQRQRVAIGRAIVRQPKLFLFDEPLSNLDAALRMNTRIEIAQLHRTLGATMIYVTHDQTEAMTLADRIVVLRDGRVEQIGTPMELYNNPANRFVAGFLGAPAMNFLTPPDDAPAGAELGIRPEDLRLDPDSALQGTVTHVERLGGDTNIVVQTRPDEVATIRMFGQHPARVGDTVGLGFDTAKSYLFAADGSRLR
- a CDS encoding Gfo/Idh/MocA family protein; amino-acid sequence: MKILIAGLGNMGRSHALAHHDHPDAQIVGLVNRSPVDLPVDLQGYPLFTDYAEALAQTQPDLVVVATYSDSHADYAIAAMEAGAHVFVEKPLATSVADARRVVAAAERLNRKLGVGYILRHHPSWQRLIAEARGLGGPYVFRLNLNQQSTGPTWDTHKALMQTTSPIVDCGVHYVDVMCQITDAQPVRVNGMGLRLSDELPEGMYNYGQFQVVFDDGSVGWYEAGWGPMMSETASFVKDIVSPNGAVSITEGNTGRSDDVDGHTKVGAIKVHRLTGDTLIDMPDEPGHQALCDAEQAWLLDAIANDVDLSRHMADAVQSLAICLAADHSIRTGYPVALKDTP
- a CDS encoding carbohydrate ABC transporter permease → MSTARTNPLNTVAAHVALIAYMLIALFPVFVIVINSFKARKAIFREPLALPNADSFSLIGYQTVLKQGDFFGYFQNSMIVTVVSLFFILLFGAMAAFALAEYRFKGNTLMGLYLALGIMIPIRIGTVAILQMMVASGLVNTLWALILVYTAQGLPLAVFILSEFMRQVSDDLKNAGRIDGLSEYAIFFRLVLPLVRPAMATVAVFNMIPIWNDLWFPLILAPSEDVKTLTLGSQVFIGQFVTDWNAVLSALSLAILPVMVLYVIFSRQLIRGITSGAVK
- a CDS encoding carbohydrate ABC transporter permease, with the protein product MTDRPRRPWHIAVFLAPAVLVYTAIMIIPLFDTLRLALFNKGDGGAVFVGLANFKTLFGDPNWSRQFWNALVNNCWFFVIHMAVQNPIGIALAAILSNPRLRFSGIYRTAIFVPTILSFVIVGFAWKLILSPIWGIAPGMLDAVGLKSLFSPWLGKESSALTTLALISVWQFVGIPMMLIYAALLSIPDEVLEAAECDGITGWGAFWKIKLPLILPSIGIISILTFVANFNAFDLIYAAQGALAGPNFASDILGTFLYRTFFGFQLQLGDPYMGSAIASAMFGVILIGVCLYLFGIQTRIRRYQF
- a CDS encoding ABC transporter substrate-binding protein → MTYRTFTATLLASTLLAGSAFAQDVTLTIESWRNDDLSIWQDQIIPAFEASHPGIKLNFAPSAPAEYNAVLNSKLDAGSAGDLITCRPFDASLALYDGGKLEDLSDLPGMANFSDVAKSGWSTDDGSATFCVPMASVIHGFIYNKDAFAELGLDVPKTVDDFFAVLDKIKEDGTYIPMAMGTNDQWEAATMGYQNIGPNYWKGEEGRTALIKGEQKLTDADWVAPFEQLARWKDYLGDGFEAQTYPDSQNLFTLGRAAIYPAGSWEISGFNGLADFEMGAFPPPVPAAGDDCYISDHVDIAIGMNKATEHPEESKAFLDWVASPEFASLYANALPGFFPLSSEPVKLEDPLAQEFVSWRDTCKSTIRSTYQILSRGTPNLENETWNASAQVIKGEETPQDAGKRLQDGLNTWYKPAE